aaatttttttaagaaaccaGTTTTATTGCTAAAGAAAACTCAAAACTTTATAGCTGTTATAATGTCGAAGTTGAGAAAATAATCTCATTGTTTGTTCCCTTCTCTTATCGAGAGCTGACATATCTAAGCAAGTTGCAATTTAGCACTATTTTGAGCAGTAGTAGtcaacaaacaaaaacatatttctgTGGACTGATTCAGGGATGAAGAAGCTCTCATGTTAGACAAACTGGATTAAACTTTTGAGTGTTCAATATCTTTTCTCTTGTTTGGTCTCTTCATGCATTCATGTTTTAGAGGATCAAAGTCCTTCTTCTGATGCAGGGAAAATTTCATGCAAATTTGTTAGATTGATGAACCATATATTGCTAGTACTGTTAAGTAAGGACTGCTTTCTTGTGGATCCTTTTCCAGTATGTAACCTTGCAAAAGGAAAATGGGTTCCAGACAACCGCCAACCGTTATATTCAGGTTTCGAATGCAAGCAATGGCTGTCAGAGATGTGGGCTTGCCGCTTGACACAACGCACAGATTTTGCATATGAAAGGCTTCGATGGCAGCCAAAAGATTGTCAAATGGAGGAATTTGAAGGGTCTAAATATTTGAGAAGGTATTCTGTGTTCTAAAGTAATGTTTATAGATCGCACTCTTGTCTAATTGATTTAGCTTTCAgttcaatgatttgatacttgaGATCGCAAATTGAATCATTGGGTGCTGCTTGATATACTTTGAATAATCAGTTTGGTAGAGGCTTGTGCTAACAGGCTAATCATGTAATTTTAGTGATTACTATTTCTGGTTGCTTTGTAAGATGGTTCTGTACTTGATCAATTTCCTCTGGTTTGGAAGTTACCTTGTATTTCACTACACAACGGATTGCAATACACTTGCGCTCTTCATAgtttaaattagtataaatttttgGGATCAATTTTTACAAATTGATAACCATTGGCTGTGTTCAGGATGCAACACAAAACTCTAGCCTTTGTTGGAGACTCATTGGGTCGGCAGCAGTTTCAGTCTCTAATGTGCATGATCACTTCTGGGAAGGAAACGCTTGATGTGGAAGATGTGGGGAAGGAGTATGGGCTGATTCTATCTGAGGGTGCCGCTCGCCCTGATGGATGGGCTTACCGGTTTTTGAGCACCAATACTACAATTCTCTACTACTGGTCTGCAATTCTCTGTGATATTGAACCTATCAATGTCGATGATCCAGCGACAGAATATGCAATACATCTTGACCGGCCTCCGCTGTTCTTGCGCCAATTCCTTCACAAGTTTAACGTTCTGGTTCTCAatacaggtcaccattggaatcGAGGAAAGATCAATGCTAATCGGTGGATAATGCATGTTGGAGGTGTGCCAAATACTGACAAGAAGATAGCAGTGGTTGCGGGTGCCAAGAATCTCACTGTTTACAATGTGGTTAGGTGGGTGAGCTCGCAGCTTTTAGAGTATCCTAGTTTAAAGGTATTCTTTCGGACCATTTCCCCAAGGCATTTTGTTGGTGGGGACTGGAACACTGGAGGCAGCTGTAACAGCACTACACCAATGTCAGTGGGAaaggaaatattgggtgaagaGTCTACAGATAAAGTTGTAGCCAATGCAGTGAAGGGAACAAGGGTCAAGATCTTGGACATAACAGCTCTTTCTCAGCTTAGGGATGAAGGTCATATATCACATTTTAGCATTTCGGCCAAGCCAGGTGTGCAGGATTGCTTACACTGGTGTTTGCCTGGCATTCCTGATACGTGGAATGAAATACTCTTTACACAAATCTAGTCTGCACATGATTTTACATACTTTTATTTGCCCAATCATGTCGTCATACTTCCTATCTTGTACCTTACTCTTCAGAAGATGCAGTTGTGGGCATGCAATGCAATACAAGATGCCCTTAGCAGGGTTGGAACTATGACCTGATCTTTGATACATGAGTATGACTTTCCTGATACTTTGAAGTACGGGATTTTCTTTTGTACAATATTGGTTAAGCATATAATTTTACTTCTTAAGTGGCCAGTTGCTTCCTCACAGAGAAGGTTGGTACATAGCTAAAGTATTGGAACATTTAACGATAGTAACTGGAACTGAGTTATGCTCGGCTCTTCAACTGCAATTCCAGACATTGGGAAATGGAGATACCATTTTTCGTCTTCTTGGGAGCTTGAGATAAAGAGTTCCAATGTACTTTTAGATTTAGTATACTTACTGGATCTTCTCAAAGAATAAACATTACAAGTTCAATATAACATATATCCTCTTCATTACGAGGGAGAAATTTAGTCACAACTGTGAAATATTCTCTTAAGTTTAACTGTATTTTTAATCCTCTGATAAAATGAATTAAGTCTCTTTGTCGTTTTACTGTCAAATTATTAACGAAAATTAATAACCAAGTGATGTAGCTTATGTAATATCATGATTTCCttatgtaatataaaatgagaacaacgaaaagaaagattaaatttaatttaataacatgtgacttttaatgaaattttttgctattgtattttgttttaatagattttatttatgCCCACTCTTAACTAACCAGATACTTTTGTAATACATTACTTGAAACGTTATTTTCCTTAATGTTTGTTTTCAGTTAATTTTGTTGTCTTTCTCAGCATACTCCATCTTTTCtgaataataattcataattcaaGCAGTTGATCTTTTTCCTATGTCTACAACAAAACAtgctttcttttatgttttttcataACAGAGTTTTTCAATAGAACATGGTAACAAAAATCTAGTGTTCATTATTTTGCATCTTCATCCAAGTAAGAATTTGGTtatgtttcttgtttttctttttattgattCCACCAAATATCATTTTTGAAGTACAACTATGATTCTTGACCAAACTACTTCGCAACCTTCGGAATTTGATAGAATGTATTCTGTACGGTGCAATAATTCATTCAACCAAAATTTTTAGATGGACAAAGCTACTGAACTAGAAAGATCTTAAAACAGATATTCACAAAgattttgttcttattttagAATTGTAACTCTTCTTCAATAAAGCAAGGTGAGCAATCAATAACTGAATTTCTTTAAGAAACTGAATTTTGAAATCGATATGTACCACAAAGTATTCTTGCAATATTATTTTACCTATTATTGCTCTAAGACCAtatcaaaactaaaagaaaaaataggttTTGTGGTGGACGTGAGAAAAAAAGATGAACAACTTCTTAAATCGTTATTCAGAAAAACCATATGGGGAGTGCAAGTTATTTTGAAAGTGTGGTCTCATTCTTATAAACcacaaaaacaataaacaaatacttaaaaaaaattatgaaatatttaaatactgaataaaataaaatttggaagTATTTGaacatataattatttagaaggtctttattttattagggaAAAAAAGAATTTGTTGGAAAGAGAAGCCACGTCAGAAAAGGAGAACGTGGGTGGTGTCCGTTATTGTATGAGAGGGAGCGTCTATTTTTATGCGGGCGTCACAAATATTGAAAGTCGTAGGAAACGGAAAACGAAAGGAGGTTGGTTTGAGAAGGAAGGAACTCCATGTCGATGTCTCCTTACCTTCTCTATTGAAGAAGCCATGGTAGAGGAATTCTCCAAATCGGTGGAGGAGGGGCTCCGCCTCTCCAAGAGAATATACTTCGGCAAAGACCGCGCCGTCTCGCCGCCCAAGCCTCCTCCAACCATGTCCAAGTCCAACACCTCCTACCTCCCCACCGCTCCCATGCTCTACGCCGTCATTCACAATCCTGCTATCGTCGACAACCCCGACGTTCCAAGCTATCAGCCTTATGTCCATGGAAAGTGCGACCCGCCCGCGCTCATTCCTCTTCACATGACCGCCGTTCACCTTCAAGCGCAATGCTATCTCGACGCCGCCGCCTTCCTCACCCTCTCCGCCACGTTCCGACTCCACTGCGTCTCCGGCAGCCGCTTCTGCGATTGCATCGTTGCCGTCCCCGTCCCACATCAGGTGCGTGAAACAAATTCCATCTTTCGGTTCCTTCCTCtgcaagtttatttttatttggaattacctattttttatttcacgCTGATATTTGTAACttacttctttttttcctttcctaGTCGTTACTATTTTCTTTCAAAGAACTAGCTGAAGGATCATATGTTAAGGGAGGTgctaaataaaatatgataaggactacaacaaaaaaaaaactaatgcttgttttgaaaaactcacactagataaataaaaataagaaaaaaaaagtgagatgaAATTtgacttattaaaaatatatattttttaaacacacTAATTTACGAATTAATTTTACTCTTTGAAggactaatttaaaattttctttttatgaagGGGTAAAGCGCAGATAAGTATAggaataaatttatgaaaatgataTAATATCAATGTTctaattatgatttttgttaattttgggACCTAATTAACAATCCTAAATATGTgttgaaccaaaaataaattgtgtttgCTTTTTCAACCAAGCGTGATCATGTACCTAAAACTTCTTTTGAGTTAAAGGAATCAGAAAATTTGCATTAATTGATAATTTCTACTCCTTTTTATGAGcttgcttttaaaataaaaaagacttCAAGCATAAATCACTACTTTTCAAACTTAATCGATATTACCCAAGATCAAGTTTACAAACAAACCCTCACACCCATGCTTTATAGTTGCAGGACTTGAATAAGAAGTCTAGGCTAGATTTCTGGCGTTCCAAATCCattatatgttgttttctttgtgaaaacttaataatttgttttctattatttaatgTGGAATGAGTCCCGAATATATGTTTTGTAAACTTGCCTATATGTAAGGTTTCCATAATGGCTCCCAATCATGATGCGTTTGAATAATGCTTCAAAGAAGTTGCAGATTTTGTGTTCTGATACCATTTGGCTAACAGGGTTCAATTCTAGGTGTGGAAGTCAGTGTTCATAGGAAGTCTTATTCTACTCTGCTGGTTGATATGAAAGACAAAAATGGTAAGGAGAATATGATCCAATGTCAAGATGGAGGCTTTATCGGGCCTAATTTGTTTACATTGCATATACCTCAGGTAGATATTATGTTGTGTATTCTGAAGGTTATTGATTTCTAGGTCGAAATGGTTTGGTTATCTTGTTCATATGCTTCTTATGTTTGTAACAGATAGACGGAGGTTCCAAATTATCTGTTAAATTTAGTTGGTACGAGAAGATACTATACAGCAATGATGAGTTCTTCTTGAATGTGCCGTTTACCTTTCCTGATTTTGTCAACCCTGTTGGGAAAATGTCAAAAAAAGAGAAGATAGAAATAACTGTGAATGGTATAGCTGGAAGTGAGCTTCTGTACCATAAAGCGAGTCATCCCATGAAGGTTCATATTTGGTTCAATTATTGGTGGTATTATAGTTCGTATTTTATGTAGAACCAATTAGCCATGTGATGTGGTTGTATTCCCTGACTTTACAGACAGTGAGGAACAATGCTGGGAGTACGGGTTTCTTGTATGAGGCAGATGTTCTCTCGTGGTCAAAAACTGATTTTAGCTTTTCATATGTTGTGCCTGTAAGACTCAATGCCACTTTTgttgtcatttttatttatagctAGCTGTTGAAAGCTGCACTTTGGCATGTTGTATAAATTCAGGATTCTTCAAGTCATATAAGTGGTGGGGTTCTCTTGGAATCTGCACCTGTGGATGATTTTGATCAAAGAGATATGTTCTGCATGTACCTTCATCCAGGAAATCTTCAGAGTAAGAAGGTTTGTAGAGTATCTATAAACTTTGTAGGTGTGCATTTTACATATAGTTTtctgattgtcattttgtttacATTGCTGGTCCTGCTCAATGTCTAGATATTCAGAAAGGACATCGTATTTGTAATTGACGTCAGTGGAAGCATGCGCGGAAAGCTAATTGATGAAACGAAAAATGCACTATCGGTTGCTCTCTCTAAGCTCGATCCTGACGATTCATTTAGTATTATAGCATTTAATGGAGATATATAccaattttcaaaatcaatggAATTGGCTTCAAAGGATGCTGTTGAAAGGGCCATAGAGTGGATTAACATAAACTTTGTTGCAGGGGGTGATACGAATATTTTGCATCCTTTAAACACGGTAACTTAAATAttcatacaaattttcttttttccgGGGGTAGGAGGGGTGGAGTGTGAATTTTATGTTTCTATTTGACATATTTGTTGTTAATTATATACATAAACACACATGACCATTCATCCAACATcctttaagaaatatttttctttgctgatttttttttcaatattaaaaaataaaataatattaaaagtcaCGTGATTAGGTGTTTTCTCGGTATTTTATACTGTTTGAGTTTCTTCCGTGTATCAACACTCTAGTTAGTTTGTCATGTTTTGGTTATGATCATTCATTGTTTAACAAGAAAACTTCTGAATTAAAGTGCAATGTACTGTCTACTGAACAAATGAATCAATATGTGCTCAACTTGATGGAAATAGTTTTACTGTCTTTGTGACCCTCAAATCAGCTTTTGTGATTGTTAATGGTCACCACAGTTCTTTCTGTTCACTGTCATTGGGTAGCGTTGCAttgtatatttgtatatttttactTTGTCTTTTCTTTCAGGCAATAGAGATGCTATCTGATGCTCAAAGTTCAGTTCCAATTATTTTCCTAGTTACAGATGGAACTGTTGAACATGAGAGACAAATTTGTGATGTGATAAAGAATCATGTGACCAATGGAGAGTCAATGACCCCACGAATTTATACTTTTGGCATAGGTATGATTTCTTCTTTCCAGTATTTGAAGTCTGGATTCATTGTTACGTTCTTACCCAATTAAAATTCATCGattctagtatttttttttttgtattgtgaAATCTTTTGAGTTTACTTTCTAATGTTACTAAAATCACATTCAATCCCAGGTCCATTCTGCAATAATTATTTCTTGCGGATGCTTGCTACGATAAGTCGGGGCCAACATCTTGCAGCATTGGATGCAGGCAAGTTCTAAACTTTTAACTTCAAAAAGTAAATGTCATCGTTGTTGTTTCTTGTTATTGTGAGCTTAGTGGCAATTTTGGATTTTAGAGACATTTTGATCTTCAAACCATGTCAATGAACACATACCTGACAAACAATTATATTATCTAAGGTAGGTTGTAACTTTATGTATTATAGTTGGATTACCTGATTGTGTTGACTAGCCTTAAACATTCAAACAAGTGGTCCTATAATGGTTTTGGACACTGGTTTCACAATTGTTTATAGAAAGGTCCTCTTTCTCTTGTTTAATTGCAAGGGGTGCATAAACATTAAAAACAGAAGTAGAGTAAAATTTCTGATTTGATCGAGTGTTCAaccttataaaaaatattcggGTGTTCAACAATTTAAGTTATGACCTATTTGAATTTATTGCAGATTTGATCGAGTCTCAAATGCTGCAATTCTTCCACAAAGCTTCATCTATTGTTCTTGCAAATATCACAGCAGACATATTCAATGGTCTGAATGATGTTGAGGTAAACATCTTATTGACACCTGGTTAGATAAAGGGAAATAAATGTGTCAGCAtgtttgctttttttttcttctcactaATTTCCGTCCTTGACTTTTATACATTTGCTTTAGTTTTTCTACCTTAACCCAGCtcaaaatattgatatttgtcTGATAGAACTGGATTACAATCAGGGTGCAGAAAGAAAATGATACTTAGAAGTTTATTGAGTAATATCCAACTCTGGATCAATGGATGCCTAGAGTTAAGAAGATACAAAGGAGGCTTCCCCAGTATTTCAAGAGCCTAGACTCTCCCACCCTAAACTAACTGGACCAACTTTTATACTCCATTACATTCTCTGCCACCACTATATATATATCAGGCTAACTAATTAACTAACTCTAATGGCTTTACTGACAAAACTTGCCTTTAACTAACAGGGTCTGGTCCACGTGATTCCTTTGGCGTTGACCCATTCTTATTTCTCTCGGTATTGATTTTCTAAACTGGGAATCAGTTTCCTAGTCTCCACTGTTTTTGATGGAGTAATTTGAGTTAGGAGAGGTCCTGCTTGCAAAAAAATTCCAATGGCTTCTTTTTTAGTTTCTATGCTCTTCCTACTGAATTCTGCAGTTCCCTCATGCCTTTGGGGGATActtatttatctttatgtttcttttttccCGTTTATATCttctttagaaaaatattagCGATTGAAGACTAAAATGATGCCATGATGGGATTCATATTACTTTTCTGTAGCATATGTTATTATAAGTTCCATTCTTTTATCTAATTTCCCCTGAACTTGTGGTTCACTCTAATAGCATTATTTGCTATATATCTTGTCATAGGTGTTCCCCTTCCATATTCCAGATCTTTCCTCAGATGGTCCATTGATTTTTTCTGGAAGATACAATGGCAGTTTTCCCAAAGATCTTGAAATTAAAGGGGTCTTGGCTGATTTCAGTAATTTTGTAATAGATATGAAGATTGAAGAGGCTAAGGAGATACCTGTACAAAGGGTAATGCACTTCGCACTACCTTGCTTATTCGCAATTCAAGCTTATTTGTCTATCTTTTTCCTTAAACTATATCTAAAATTTCTGGAGAGGATGCTCAAATTTGTTTATGGGTGCTAGAAATCTATTTGGTACTCTGTCATCCTCTTTGAACTTTGAAGGATCCGTCATGTCATGAAGCATAGAGTGGTATACCAGTCACATTTAGTCCTaattcctcttttttttttacattccaTCCTTATGATTTTCTGGGGGTACATAAAGAACCATGGCTTTCTTTATCCTTCTAATGTGTGCATATTGTAGTTTACCTTGTAATAAAGATGCACAAGTttgttatttcatttcatttccttttctgttaattattattctcCTGCACTGCTTTTTCTTTATCAGATTTGTGCAAGGGACCAAATAGAGTATCTTACTGCTCAAGCTTGGCTCTCAAACGATGAAAAATTAGAACAGCGGGTTTGTTATTAGTTTCTGTTCTATCACTCCACGTATTCACGTGCTTGGGTTAAAATTTCATCTAGGCTGTAACGGTTCTTCAATTTGATATTCGgccattttatttttctctaaattttttttttcttgagctACCTCATTTAAATTGCCAGGTTGCAAAACTAAGCTTACAAACGGGCTTTATATCGGAGTACACGCTTATGGCAAATCTTGAGAATGATCTTCGAAAGAATGTCAAGGAATCAGATAGAAAGAAAGAAGTATGTATCAAAAGTTGAGGTTCTTTTTCCTAATAAAATGGATATAATCTTGTGTAAACAAATTTTTTGTCATTTCACACTTTCAAATGTATTCCTTTTTGTATTAGATTTATGGTAACATGACATAGAAAACTAGAGTTTTGTCTGTTGGTTTTCCTGTTTTAATAGAACtcttatatttcaattttatatagtcgttgttagtttttctttttcaataaataaaatattacttccCTTTCTGACCGTTCTTCTAAATTATGGCAAAAAATATTCCTTTTTGTATTAGATTTATGGTAACATGACATAGAAAACTAGAGTTTTGTCTGTTGGTTTTCCTGTTTTAATAGAACtcttatatttcaattttatatagtcgttgttagtttttctttttcaataaataaaatattacttccCTTTCTGACCGTTCTTCTAAATTATGGCAAAAAATATTCCTTTTTGTATTAGATTTATGGTAACATGACATAGAAAACTAGAGTTTTGTCTGTTGGTTTTCCTGTTTTAATAGAACtcttatatttcaattttatatagtcgttgttagtttttctttttcaataaataaaatattacttccCTTTCTGACCGTTCTTCTAAATTATGGCAAAAAGTATTCCTTTTTGTATTAGATTTATGGTAACATGACATAGAAAACTAGAGTTTTGTCTGTTGGTTTTCCTGTTTTAATAGAACtcttatatttcaattttatatagtcgttgttagtttttctttttcaataaataaaatattacttccCTTTCTGACCGTTCTTCTAAATTATGGCAAAAAGGTGTCAAAAAAGAGCCATCATAAGAAGACTGGTGCAAAAGAACAAGGGAACCGAATGTTTTTGCTCCCTCACTTAGGTATAGGATTTGGCAACTTGGCTGCAACTGCTGAAAACATTCAGCCGGGACGTCATGAACCAAAAGGGCCTGATGCGGCTGAAATCTTTGTTAAGCGGGCCACGAATTGTTGTAGCTCCTTCTGCAATTCCTGCTGTTGCATGTCCTGCATTCATGCGTGTACCCGGATAAACACCCAATGCGCAAATGCAATTACTCAACTCTGCGTTGGTTTGGGATGCCTCAGCTGCCTTGAATGTTGTGCAGATATATGCTGTTCTGGAAATGAAAGCTGAAACCTCAAAATATGTTGTATGGTTGCTGCTATACACTACATAGAAATTACTGTTTATTGGGGTTGTTGCTTTGGGAATGTATATGCTTATGTCATCGGTTTCGTTTTATAGTTCATTTTTCTTGCCAACATTGGGTAATTTAAATTTTCCAAGGGTATCTTGTCCGGCATGTTTAATTTGCTATAGAAAGTCAATTTTCAATGCTTATACtgttagaaaagaaaagagtttTGTCAAATACAGCTTTACTCCCTCCTTTTAGCTTATTAGACACATATCTCAAAGGATTTTTACtgtttaaaataaacaacaGAAATCTATTGTAATTTTATCCTCTGGTTAAGTACCAGAGAAGTGATGGTTATACTGTCTATTCTAGCAACTCCTAGCTAGCACTAGTAAGCTGTCTTCAAAAGTTGCATCAACGTATATACACATTAACACGTAAAGCAGGCAGGAACTGCCCATGTATTGTGTAGTCTGTTTTCCATCCTAATAATTTTCATAGTTGCAATTTTTTTACCTTTACCTCTAAGATTCTGTGACATCTCTCTCTACTTGTATATCTGATTCTTTTTCCTCATCCTCATCTGATGAAACCACCGTTCTGTGATGGAAGGTTTGCTGAATTCTCGTCACTCCCTTTTCCACGGGCCCTATTGCTTGATTTATTGCCAGTACAACATCCTCGACAACCTGATGGATAGATAAGATGGGTTAACAGTGATAATTAAGGCAGATTATGTGATTCTTATGCAATGAACTTACTCTCTGACCACCTTCAACAACGATATCCTGGACGCTCTCCGTCACACTTGTTCTTGGAGACTCAACTCGAGTCGATGTCTCTTTTAGCAAAGCAGCTTTCTGCCTGTTCTCCTCATCTATCTCCAGGGCTGCctcctttgtttcttttctGACTTTTCCATATGCAGCAGAAGGAAGAAATTGATATGGTTTTGCAGAAAATACAAACACATGAGCAACAG
This Vigna angularis cultivar LongXiaoDou No.4 chromosome 4, ASM1680809v1, whole genome shotgun sequence DNA region includes the following protein-coding sequences:
- the LOC108329936 gene encoding protein trichome birefringence-like 16 isoform X2 produces the protein MKVGFYGLKGKEISLISIILVSTTFIIWSWERAPGRASFISSQTLMHFSSEMLSSVLDEYDSSGEVGISLNNATENEGKISCKFVRLMNHILLVLLSKDCFLVDPFPVCNLAKGKWVPDNRQPLYSGFECKQWLSEMWACRLTQRTDFAYERLRWQPKDCQMEEFEGSKYLRRMQHKTLAFVGDSLGRQQFQSLMCMITSGKETLDVEDVGKEYGLILSEGAARPDGWAYRFLSTNTTILYYWSAILCDIEPINVDDPATEYAIHLDRPPLFLRQFLHKFNVLVLNTGHHWNRGKINANRWIMHVGGVPNTDKKIAVVAGAKNLTVYNVVRWVSSQLLEYPSLKVFFRTISPRHFVGGDWNTGGSCNSTTPMSVGKEILGEESTDKVVANAVKGTRVKILDITALSQLRDEGHISHFSISAKPGVQDCLHWCLPGIPDTWNEILFTQI
- the LOC108329936 gene encoding protein trichome birefringence-like 16 isoform X1; translated protein: MFLTFFCLFRMKVGFYGLKGKEISLISIILVSTTFIIWSWERAPGRASFISSQTLMHFSSEMLSSVLDEYDSSGEVGISLNNATENEGKISCKFVRLMNHILLVLLSKDCFLVDPFPVCNLAKGKWVPDNRQPLYSGFECKQWLSEMWACRLTQRTDFAYERLRWQPKDCQMEEFEGSKYLRRMQHKTLAFVGDSLGRQQFQSLMCMITSGKETLDVEDVGKEYGLILSEGAARPDGWAYRFLSTNTTILYYWSAILCDIEPINVDDPATEYAIHLDRPPLFLRQFLHKFNVLVLNTGHHWNRGKINANRWIMHVGGVPNTDKKIAVVAGAKNLTVYNVVRWVSSQLLEYPSLKVFFRTISPRHFVGGDWNTGGSCNSTTPMSVGKEILGEESTDKVVANAVKGTRVKILDITALSQLRDEGHISHFSISAKPGVQDCLHWCLPGIPDTWNEILFTQI
- the LOC108329936 gene encoding protein trichome birefringence-like 16 isoform X5, with the protein product MLSSVLDEYDSSGEVGISLNNATENEGKISCKFVRLMNHILLVLLSKDCFLVDPFPVCNLAKGKWVPDNRQPLYSGFECKQWLSEMWACRLTQRTDFAYERLRWQPKDCQMEEFEGSKYLRRMQHKTLAFVGDSLGRQQFQSLMCMITSGKETLDVEDVGKEYGLILSEGAARPDGWAYRFLSTNTTILYYWSAILCDIEPINVDDPATEYAIHLDRPPLFLRQFLHKFNVLVLNTGHHWNRGKINANRWIMHVGGVPNTDKKIAVVAGAKNLTVYNVVRWVSSQLLEYPSLKVFFRTISPRHFVGGDWNTGGSCNSTTPMSVGKEILGEESTDKVVANAVKGTRVKILDITALSQLRDEGHISHFSISAKPGVQDCLHWCLPGIPDTWNEILFTQI
- the LOC108329936 gene encoding protein trichome birefringence-like 16 isoform X4, which produces MKVGFYGLKGKEISLISIILVSTTFIIWSWERAPGRASFISSQTLMHFSSEMLSSVLDEYDSSGEVGISLNNATENEVCNLAKGKWVPDNRQPLYSGFECKQWLSEMWACRLTQRTDFAYERLRWQPKDCQMEEFEGSKYLRRMQHKTLAFVGDSLGRQQFQSLMCMITSGKETLDVEDVGKEYGLILSEGAARPDGWAYRFLSTNTTILYYWSAILCDIEPINVDDPATEYAIHLDRPPLFLRQFLHKFNVLVLNTGHHWNRGKINANRWIMHVGGVPNTDKKIAVVAGAKNLTVYNVVRWVSSQLLEYPSLKVFFRTISPRHFVGGDWNTGGSCNSTTPMSVGKEILGEESTDKVVANAVKGTRVKILDITALSQLRDEGHISHFSISAKPGVQDCLHWCLPGIPDTWNEILFTQI
- the LOC108329936 gene encoding protein trichome birefringence-like 16 isoform X3 produces the protein MFLTFFCLFRMKVGFYGLKGKEISLISIILVSTTFIIWSWERAPGRASFISSQTLMHFSSEMLSSVLDEYDSSGEVGISLNNATENEVCNLAKGKWVPDNRQPLYSGFECKQWLSEMWACRLTQRTDFAYERLRWQPKDCQMEEFEGSKYLRRMQHKTLAFVGDSLGRQQFQSLMCMITSGKETLDVEDVGKEYGLILSEGAARPDGWAYRFLSTNTTILYYWSAILCDIEPINVDDPATEYAIHLDRPPLFLRQFLHKFNVLVLNTGHHWNRGKINANRWIMHVGGVPNTDKKIAVVAGAKNLTVYNVVRWVSSQLLEYPSLKVFFRTISPRHFVGGDWNTGGSCNSTTPMSVGKEILGEESTDKVVANAVKGTRVKILDITALSQLRDEGHISHFSISAKPGVQDCLHWCLPGIPDTWNEILFTQI
- the LOC108329936 gene encoding protein trichome birefringence-like 16 isoform X6 → MLSSVLDEYDSSGEVGISLNNATENEVCNLAKGKWVPDNRQPLYSGFECKQWLSEMWACRLTQRTDFAYERLRWQPKDCQMEEFEGSKYLRRMQHKTLAFVGDSLGRQQFQSLMCMITSGKETLDVEDVGKEYGLILSEGAARPDGWAYRFLSTNTTILYYWSAILCDIEPINVDDPATEYAIHLDRPPLFLRQFLHKFNVLVLNTGHHWNRGKINANRWIMHVGGVPNTDKKIAVVAGAKNLTVYNVVRWVSSQLLEYPSLKVFFRTISPRHFVGGDWNTGGSCNSTTPMSVGKEILGEESTDKVVANAVKGTRVKILDITALSQLRDEGHISHFSISAKPGVQDCLHWCLPGIPDTWNEILFTQI